A portion of the Cryptomeria japonica chromosome 5, Sugi_1.0, whole genome shotgun sequence genome contains these proteins:
- the LOC131055064 gene encoding uncharacterized protein LOC131055064: MASKLWIYGKKLTLWGALVSSLPFMFIPVMVLSAFGIAISVPLGCAVGGYVCFRKCLSGLSRKRLIACKRENSGMKKNEAEAAGLGECLQGSDVNEECAKITSEPVGHSQVQYEELRSEAGENLDENDRRGEPLIYEEGYEGIIPEVKPLEEEPNRLKSYEEPHHLIKLCEVDTPLKWDPHDLPIVGGQTPSGETHSMQSDQVKVHGGVDQLTWDVHVKISVERRIPEDGTQSKLIDEGTVSEGEPHLMLNPQAILIEKTAAIEQTPKDESRFSQEEEIKASEGDTQLARNPDAWIAVEEYSLEDGIQSKLSVEMEVSEEIPQLTMNPRAIQMENNAAEEQNFKDETKYNLKKEAKASDGETRLTSDNHHALSVEKISPTGTKLRGREEEDEEEESNEMQESPTSESRHELGADLDLEKFSPPDTKHKKREAEEEREEKQSSEMQETTSKKFLHRHGEELDSENLPHRDIKHRRREEDVEKWEEGEESKGMQEFSPNRSRNEQGAELDGEKLYPTKTKYKRRDLDEKEEEKSSKMQEVPSKRSYHEDGRELASKRLSPRDRKHRGGEEDEEEEKKGEISKEMQEIPSDRFSNEQGAELNVEKLSPRDTKHKKGEEDEEEEEEELKSNKLKEVLSKRSCDEQDSEVELAPSTPYIDNAFRDGNQTTPETSYVSAALSIQAVSPHGVSLPGSEYDAASSYNDVTDIETTLSLEVQISSASGSDQDSKSVLESSIELDSDDNDDDGKIWEEIHAVRKIVGYKEDPHPSYAEEIKALYVFTGVEPPASLENSFDLVKAKEKLKFLKVVVGVK, translated from the coding sequence ATGGCCAGTAAATTGTGGATATACGGTAAGAAACTCACACTATGGGGtgcattggtttcttctttgccaTTTATGTTTATTCCTGTGATGGTGCTGTCGGCATTCGGAATAGCAATTTCTGTTCCATTGGGCTGTGCTGTTGGTGGCTATGTTTGCTTCAGGAAATGTTTGAGTGGATTATCTAGGAAAAGGCTTATTGCCTGCAAGAGAGAAAATTCTGGGATGAAGAAAAATGAAGCAGAAGCTGCAGGGCTTGGGGAGTGTCTACAGGGTAGTGATGTGAATGAGGAGTGTGCAAAAATAACATCTGAGCCTGTGGGTCATTCACAGGTGCAATATGAAGAACTTCGATCTGAAGCAGGAGAGAATCTCGATGAAAATGATCGTCGTGGTGAACCTCTCATCTATGAAGAAGGATATGAAGGCATAATTCCTGAGGTTAAACCCCTAGAAGAAGAACCCAATCGACTAAAATCCTATGAAGAACCCCACCACCTTATAAAACTCTGTGAAGTTGATACACCATTAAAATGGGACCCACATGATCTCCCTATTGTTGGAGGACAGACCCCTTCAGGTGAAACCCATTCGATGCAGAGCGATCAAGTAAAAGTCCATGGTGGAGTAGACCAATTGACATGGGACGTACATGTCAAGATCTCTGTGGAACGACGCATCCCTGAAGATGGAACCCAATCTAAGCTCATAGATGAAGGAACAGTCTCTGAAGGAGAACCTCACTTGATGTTGAACCCACAGGCCATTCTTATAGAGAAGACTGCTGCAATAGAACAAACACCTAAAGATGAAAGCCGTTTTAGTCAGGAGGAGGAAATCAAAGCTTCTGAGGGAGACACTCAATTGGCAAGGAACCCAGATGCCTGGATTGCTGTGGAAGAATACAGCCTTGAAGATGGAATTCAATCTAAGCTGAGTGTTGAAATGGAGGTCTCTGAAGAAATACCTCAGTTGACAATGAACCCACGGGCCATTCAAATGGAGAATAATGCTGCAGAAGAACAAAATTTTAAAGATGAAACGAAGTATAATCTTAAGAAAGAAGCGAAAGCCTCTGACGGTGAAACTCGGTTGACATCCGACAACCACCATGCCCTTAGTGTGGAAAAGATATCTCCTACAGGTACCAAGcttagaggaagagaagaggaagatgaagaagaagaatccaATGAAATGCAAGAATCTCCCACCAGCGAATCTCGACATGAACTAGGTGCAGATTTGGATCTTGAAAAGTTCTCCCCTCCAGACACCAAGCATAAAAAAAGAGAGGCGGAGGAGGAAAGGGAAGAGAAACAATCCAGTGAAATGCAAGAAACTACATCTAAAAAGTTTCTCCATAGACATGGTGAAGAATTGGATTCAGAAAATTTGCCTCATAGAGACATCAAGCATAGAAGACGAGAAGAGGATGTGGAGAAATGGGAAGAGGGAGAAGAATCCAAGGGAATGCAAGAATTTTCTCCTAATAGGTCTAGGAATGAACAAGGTGCAGAACTGGATGGGGAAAAGCTCTATCCTACAAAAACCAAGTATAAAAGAAGAGATTTGGACGAGAAAGAGGAGGAAAAGTCCAGTAAAATGCAAGAAGTTCCGTCTAAAAGATCTTACCACGAAGATGGTCGAGAATTGGCTTCAAAAAGGCTGTCTCCTAGAGACAGGAAGcatagaggaggagaagaggatgaagaggaagaaAAAAAGGGAGAAATTTCCAAGGAAATGCAAGAAATTCCCTCTGATAGATTTAGCAACGAACAAGGTGCAGAACTGAATGTGGAAAAGCTCTCTCCTAGAGATACAAAGCATAAAAAaggagaggaggacgaggaggaagaagaagaagaactaaaATCCAACAAATTGAAGGAAGTTCTGTCTAAAAGGTCCTGCGATGAACAAGATTCAGAAGTAGAGCTGGCACCATCAACACCATACATTGACAATGCATTTAGAGATGGAAACCAAACAACTCCTGAAACAAGCTATGTTTCAGCTGCATTATCCATTCAAGCTGTAAGCCCTCATGGAGTCTCACTTCCGGGGTCTGAGTATGATGCTGCTTCAAGTtataatgatgtaacagatattgaAACCACACTTAGTCTTGAAGTCCAAATTTCTTCAGCTTCTGGATCTGATCAGGACTCCAAATCTGTATTAGAAAGCTCTATCGAACTG